The following are from one region of the Coffea eugenioides isolate CCC68of chromosome 2, Ceug_1.0, whole genome shotgun sequence genome:
- the LOC113760837 gene encoding kinesin-like protein KIN-14U produces the protein MFISSEKEQISLTVDNGGCLVKALLMESNSNSINGVSAAPGLDESSGEVSGTFADTNAVAKQEKDQLELNMKDLEGEIERLKMKERSLVEKRRTALNKILDIKGCIRVFCRVRPFLSTEKRTSLQPLSIEPEKIVIKCGGQKKEFGFDKVFPQEASQEDVFVEVEPILRSALDGHNVCILAYGQTGTGKTYTMDGKSESPGIIPRVLKALFNKTSLESCTSFAFSISMVEVYLGSLRDLLAPKPSCRSYAVSKCNPTIQIDSKGSVEIEGLTEVQISNFTKASWWYNKGRRVRSTSWTNVNEASSRSHCLTRISIHRLGDTSGAKAEVSKLWMVDLGGSERLLKTGATGQTLDEGRAINLSLSALGDVIAALRRKKGHVPYRNSKLTQILRDSLGDRSKVMMFVHASPHEEDVGETSCSFSFAKRARAVECIRELSNELKRQREKKISELEDEMKEAEEECQKIRKLILKVEYLLPENKSISLVTCQNLEEEEKNPTSPKEYLGEVLGTPRVSAKIIRKTVGNSLPRFMNSTVASRQRKSTAEREMISKTRSVRSETRSSIQISGSQSISCSDPRFKGLLRKANKKPRYGEPISLLMEDAKCEGLDSNSPAMTPCTTIASSDPFLKVGLNHHRRRMSDVI, from the exons ATGTTCATTTCTTCTGAGAAAGAACAGATCTCATTGACCGTTGACAATGGGGGATGTTTGGTAAAAGCTCTTCTAATGGAGTCAAATTCGAATTCAATTAATGGGGTGTCTGCAGCTCCTGGATTGGATGAATCCTCGGGAGAGGTTTCTGGGACTTTTGCAGATACTAATGCGGTTGCAAAGCAGGAAAAGGATCAACTTGAACTAAATATGAAGGATTTAGAAG GAGAGATTGAGCGTTTGAAGATGAAAGAGAGATCTCTAGttgaaaaaagaagaacagCACTTAATAAGATTCTAGACATTAAAG GTTGCATTCGAGTATTTTGTCGTGTTAGGCCCTTTCTATCTACAGAGAAGAGGACATCTCTGCAACCGCTTTCAATTGAACCAGAGAAAATTGTAATTAAATGTGGTGGACAGAAGAAAGAATTTGGATTTGATAAAGTCTTTCCTCAAGAAGCTAGCCAAG AAGATGTATTTGTTGAGGTTGAGCCAATTCTCAGATCTGCACTTGATGGGCACAATGTATGTATATTAGCTTATGGACAAACAGGCACTGGCAAGACATATACAATG GATGGAAAAAGTGAGTCACCTGGAATTATCCCTCGTGTTCTTAAAGCACTCTTCAATAAGACATCCTTAGAGAGCTGCACTTCCTTTGCATTTTCCATCAGCATGGTGGAAGTTTATTTAGGTAGTCTCAGGGATTTGCTTGCTCCAAAACCATCCTGCAGATCTTATGCTGTATCAAAATG CAATCCCACTATACAAATAGATTCAAAAGGATCAGTTGAAATTGAAGGTCTCACTGAGgtgcaaatttcaaatttcacaaaagcaaGTTGGTGGTACAATAAGGGGCGGCGTGTTAGGTCTACTTCATGGACTAATGTGAATGAGGCATCAAGCAGATCGCACTG CTTAACAAGGATCTCTATACACCGCCTTGGGGATACTTCAGGAGCCAAAGCTGAAGTAAGCAAATTGTGGATGGTTGATCTTGGGGGCAGTGAGCGCTTACTGAAAACAGGAGCTACTGGACAAACACTTGATGAGGGGAGGGCTATCAATCTTTCTCTTTCAGCCTTAGGAGATGTCATTGCCGCCCTTAGAAGAAAGAAAGGCCATGTACCATACAG AAACAGCAAATTGACTCAAATCCTGAGAGATTCGCTAG GTGATCGATCAAAAGTCATGATGTTTGTGCATGCGAGCCCACATGAGGAGGATGTTGGAGAGACATCTTGTTCGTTTTCTTTTGCTAAGAGAGCAAGAGCAGTGGAGTGCATTAGAGAACTTTCAAAT GAGCTGAAAAggcaaagagaaaaaaagatttCTGAACTTGAGGATGAGATGAAAGAAGCTGAGGAGGAGTGTCAAAAAATTCGAAAACTGATTCTAAAGGTTGAGTATCTGCTGCCTGAGAATAAAAGTATTTCTTTGGTGACTTGTCAAAAtcttgaagaagaagaaaagaatccCACCAgcccaaaagaatatttaggtGAAGTGTTGGGGACCCCTAGAGTGTCTGCCAAAATTATTCGGAAGACTGTTGGAAATTCATTGCCTCGATTCATGAATTCTACAGTTGCTAGTCGGCAAAGAAAGAGCACTGCAGAAAGAGAGATGATTAGCAAAACAAGAAGTGTTAGATCAGAGACTCGAAGTTCAATCCAAATTTCAGGGTCACAGTCCATCAGCTGTTCTGATCCCCGATTTAAAGGGCTTTTGCGGAAGGCAAACAAAAAA